The proteins below come from a single Prolixibacter sp. NT017 genomic window:
- the gcvH gene encoding glycine cleavage system protein GcvH yields MNIPADLKYTKDHEWVRVEGDKAVVGITDFAQGELGDIVFLEIETEGDELGKEEVFGTVEAVKTVSDLFMPVSGTVESFNTELEDAPELVNKDPYGKGWMIKIAMSDSSELDDLMSADEYKDLIEG; encoded by the coding sequence ATGAATATTCCTGCTGATTTAAAATACACGAAAGACCACGAATGGGTTCGTGTGGAAGGTGACAAAGCTGTAGTTGGTATCACCGATTTTGCTCAGGGTGAGTTAGGTGATATCGTTTTCCTCGAAATTGAGACCGAAGGCGACGAACTGGGAAAAGAGGAGGTTTTTGGTACTGTCGAAGCCGTTAAAACTGTCTCTGATTTGTTCATGCCCGTTTCCGGAACCGTAGAGTCTTTCAATACTGAACTGGAAGACGCACCCGAGTTGGTGAACAAAGATCCGTACGGAAAAGGATGGATGATTAAAATTGCCATGAGTGACTCATCTGAATTGGATGACCTGATGTCGGCAGACGAATACAAAGATTTGATCGAGGGCTGA
- a CDS encoding alanine dehydrogenase, which translates to MIQRKSSKMSSLANPDLLPKEQLLIPQKKSMKLSIGIPNVVPDVEFRIPLTPQAVELLVSNGHDIFIEKGAGEGSSYSDHAYAESGAVICETKAEVLQSDVIVKMSAFTLEEAKLLKGNQLLLSPLYITFQSQETVRKLMQKRVTAIGFEYMKDEHGIFPVTRILSEIMGNAAIFVASDYLSTFRDGKGVILGGITGISPTEVVIIGSGTAAEFAARNALGLGAVVKVFDDSIHKLMRFQERLGQRVFTSVFHPKALKKALKSADVAIGALSMNEVPKIIVPETMVENMKNGSVIIDLNIIQGGCFETSRITNLKKPVFNRHGVIHYCVPNISSRMARTTSISVSNIIAPILLNMGRSGSLKQYIRINQGFCEGIYVFNGILTNHDLGNILDIPVKDINLLLAAF; encoded by the coding sequence ATGATTCAACGGAAATCTTCCAAAATGAGTTCGCTTGCCAATCCGGATTTGCTTCCCAAAGAGCAACTCCTGATTCCACAAAAGAAAAGCATGAAACTGAGCATCGGCATTCCGAATGTCGTTCCCGACGTAGAGTTCCGTATTCCGTTGACGCCACAGGCTGTTGAACTTTTGGTGTCGAATGGCCATGATATCTTCATTGAAAAAGGAGCAGGAGAAGGTTCCAGTTATTCCGATCACGCTTACGCTGAATCAGGAGCCGTCATCTGTGAAACGAAAGCCGAAGTTCTTCAGTCGGACGTGATTGTAAAAATGTCTGCATTTACACTAGAGGAAGCAAAACTTTTGAAAGGCAACCAACTTCTGTTGTCGCCGCTATACATCACATTTCAAAGCCAGGAAACCGTTCGCAAACTAATGCAAAAACGGGTGACTGCCATTGGCTTTGAGTACATGAAAGACGAACATGGCATTTTCCCGGTTACCCGGATTTTAAGTGAAATAATGGGAAACGCTGCCATTTTTGTAGCCAGCGATTACCTCAGTACCTTCCGGGACGGAAAAGGAGTTATCCTTGGCGGAATCACCGGCATATCTCCAACCGAAGTAGTTATCATCGGTTCCGGAACAGCAGCTGAGTTTGCAGCCCGCAACGCGTTGGGCCTCGGAGCGGTTGTCAAGGTGTTCGACGATAGTATCCACAAGCTGATGCGTTTCCAGGAACGACTGGGTCAAAGGGTTTTTACTTCGGTATTTCACCCGAAAGCGTTAAAGAAAGCGTTGAAATCAGCGGATGTAGCTATCGGCGCATTATCGATGAACGAGGTTCCGAAAATTATTGTCCCCGAAACGATGGTGGAGAATATGAAAAACGGTTCTGTCATTATCGATCTGAATATCATCCAGGGAGGTTGTTTCGAAACGTCACGGATTACCAATCTGAAAAAACCGGTTTTCAACAGACATGGTGTTATTCACTACTGTGTACCAAATATCTCTTCGCGAATGGCGCGAACCACATCTATTTCGGTTAGCAACATCATCGCTCCCATCCTGCTCAACATGGGACGTTCAGGGAGTTTGAAACAATATATCCGAATCAACCAGGGATTCTGCGAAGGAATTTATGTTTTCAACGGCATCCTAACGAATCACGATCTCGGGAACATACTCGACATTCCTGTTAAGGATATCAACCTTCTACTTGCTGCTTTCTAA
- a CDS encoding sensor histidine kinase: MTHPFVANRRFLVIYLSVLIVIGIGIFLVLALNNPVPWWFAFTDSFVNIVLFGGMGLGVWYMVVYTDPDEMTRLQFLGNHIAAALIFISLWLFVGGVIVHLFVQSPTYYGFYENSYPGRAWTCMLLYVLLVLFYYLIVYYRNFREKVERTAQLESMVKESELKALKSQINPHFLFNSLNSIASLTMTRPERAREMVVCLSEFMRYSLKSRNEDKVSLNQELHNIELYLKIEKVRFGSKLKYHIDVEEAAGESIVPNLILQPVFENAIKYGVYEAIEPVEIRLKAVVAAEFLVLDIENDFDPEAVPTKGEGVGLRNIGSRLRVMYGRSGLLDIEKRMNTFHVHMKIPQGEVD, from the coding sequence ATGACTCACCCATTTGTTGCTAATCGGCGTTTTCTGGTCATATATCTATCGGTTCTGATCGTTATCGGGATCGGTATCTTTTTGGTGCTGGCCTTGAATAATCCGGTGCCCTGGTGGTTTGCCTTTACCGACAGCTTTGTCAATATTGTGCTTTTCGGAGGCATGGGACTAGGTGTATGGTACATGGTTGTGTATACCGATCCGGATGAGATGACCCGTTTGCAGTTTCTGGGGAATCATATCGCTGCTGCCCTGATATTTATTTCCCTGTGGCTCTTTGTTGGGGGAGTAATCGTTCATTTGTTTGTGCAGTCGCCCACTTATTACGGGTTTTATGAGAATAGTTATCCCGGCCGTGCCTGGACCTGCATGTTGCTCTACGTCTTGCTGGTTCTGTTTTATTATCTGATTGTTTACTACCGGAATTTCAGGGAAAAAGTAGAACGCACTGCACAGCTTGAATCGATGGTGAAGGAATCTGAGCTGAAGGCTCTGAAGTCGCAAATCAATCCACATTTCCTGTTCAATAGTTTAAACTCTATTGCGTCTTTAACGATGACAAGGCCGGAGCGTGCCCGCGAAATGGTGGTATGCCTTTCAGAATTTATGCGGTATTCGCTTAAAAGCCGGAATGAGGATAAAGTTAGCCTGAATCAGGAGTTGCACAATATTGAGCTGTACCTGAAAATAGAGAAGGTGCGATTTGGTAGTAAGTTAAAGTATCATATTGATGTTGAAGAAGCGGCCGGAGAGAGCATTGTACCCAACCTTATATTGCAGCCGGTTTTTGAAAATGCCATTAAATACGGGGTGTATGAAGCGATTGAACCGGTTGAGATCAGATTAAAAGCGGTGGTGGCGGCTGAATTTCTTGTTCTCGATATTGAAAATGATTTTGACCCGGAAGCCGTTCCAACAAAAGGTGAAGGTGTAGGACTCCGAAATATTGGGAGTAGGCTTAGGGTGATGTACGGACGTAGTGGACTGTTGGATATCGAAAAACGGATGAATACATTTCATGTTCACATGAAAATTCCTCAGGGCGAAGTTGACTAG
- a CDS encoding LiaI-LiaF-like domain-containing protein, protein MTSNHNPHFPQDDFAKPYRSHKGNRPLLGLILVLIGVILIADNSGMIPYSVSRIVISWQMLLIVIGLFNLAKRAVTPGLILIAIGGFFLLPRISGVPENIVYNFWPAVLVIVGLVFLMDRTRHGGNFKKGVNSTDYFDEVAVLGGRETSLVTNNFKGGKVTTIFGGCTFNLLKANPAENCTIDMFTMFGGSKFIVPSDWNVKVEVVAILGGFSDKRSISLSEVDSNKVVVIKGFAIFGGGEVANLP, encoded by the coding sequence ATGACATCAAACCATAATCCGCATTTCCCTCAGGATGATTTTGCGAAACCTTATCGTTCTCATAAAGGAAATCGTCCACTCCTTGGATTGATACTGGTCCTGATTGGAGTTATTTTGATCGCCGATAATTCCGGAATGATACCTTATTCAGTATCCCGTATTGTCATTAGCTGGCAGATGCTGCTTATCGTAATTGGCTTATTTAACCTGGCCAAACGAGCTGTTACGCCTGGTCTTATTTTAATTGCGATAGGAGGATTTTTCCTCTTGCCTCGCATTTCAGGCGTTCCCGAAAATATAGTTTATAATTTCTGGCCGGCTGTACTGGTCATTGTCGGTCTGGTATTTTTAATGGATCGAACACGGCACGGAGGGAACTTTAAAAAAGGGGTGAATTCAACTGACTATTTTGACGAAGTCGCAGTGCTGGGCGGCCGTGAAACTTCCTTGGTAACAAATAATTTTAAAGGCGGAAAAGTGACGACTATTTTTGGTGGTTGCACATTTAATCTGTTGAAGGCAAACCCGGCAGAAAACTGTACCATCGATATGTTCACCATGTTTGGTGGTTCCAAGTTCATCGTACCATCCGATTGGAACGTGAAAGTGGAGGTCGTAGCTATTCTTGGCGGATTCTCTGACAAGCGCTCTATCTCATTGAGTGAAGTCGATAGTAACAAAGTAGTAGTCATAAAGGGATTTGCGATTTTCGGCGGAGGAGAAGTGGCTAATTTACCTTAA
- the infB gene encoding translation initiation factor IF-2, which produces MVVGNKGTRLSKIARELNVGISTLVDYLQKQGVEISSNPNTKIDDKTQEMLEKQFRKDHEARIEANRVNLRQTRSKKESVSLDDVHQEENADTEEEDFQDDDSIRIADHSSSAHRAEEKKQQPSEEPPKPKQSKEPTPPAPEKKEDKPKVKVVGHVDLENVGPKKAPKEEEKKETPKAEKAPEKKEPVPSPESSEKEKKQQEQDKSEKAPKQEKKEPGKTEKPTAGTPPEAEKSDKKESASQKAEDKVKVVGKVDLDSMKPGSKQTKETPKKQQRPTQGEQEARKKPQGKGKEKEQSHEANADNGDEIFKLERKKLSGPTVVGKIDLPQADKRKPGNNKNKKDEERQNRRKKRKRIQKDPKERVSVSNNKKDNQPNKQQHHKDGGKRGDWKKKPNRKKNAPKKEVSEEDVQKQIKETLARLTSKGQKSKGSKYRREKRHAVSEKMAEEMAKAEQEKNVIKVTEFVSVNELANMIDVPVTKIIETCMNLGLFVSINQRLDAETMALVADEFGYTVEFISVEVQEAIMEEDDTDEEMQPRPPIVTVMGHVDHGKTSLLDYIRKTNVIAGEAGGITQHIGAYNVTLEDNRKITFLDTPGHEAFTAMRARGAQITDIAIIIIAADDNVMPQTIEAINHASAAGVPIIFAINKVDKPGANPERIKEELANMNYLVEEWGGKYQSQDISAKSGNGIEELMEKVLLEAEMLDLQANPDKRAVGSVIESSLDKGRGYVATVLVQAGTLRVGDVILAGQYFGHVKAMFNERNQRIEEVGPSEPTLILGLNGAPQAGDKFNVMEEEKEARQIANKREQLQREQGLRTQKHITLDEIGRRIAIGNFQELNVIVKGDVDGSIEALSDSLIKLSTQEIQVNVIHKAVGQITESDVMLATASNAIIIGFQVRPSINARRIAEKEEIDIRLYSIIYDAINEIKSAMEGMLAPEIKEEIQGTAEIMTTFKITKVGTIAGCIVRDGKITRNAQVRVIRDGIVVYTGVLGSLKRFKDDVKEVARGYECGLNIEGYNDIKEGDFVEAFTEVEVAKKLK; this is translated from the coding sequence ATGGTTGTAGGAAACAAAGGTACTAGATTAAGTAAAATTGCACGCGAATTAAACGTGGGTATTTCCACCCTGGTTGACTATTTGCAGAAGCAGGGGGTCGAGATTTCATCCAATCCGAACACCAAGATTGATGATAAGACACAGGAAATGCTCGAAAAGCAGTTTCGTAAAGATCACGAGGCTCGCATCGAAGCGAACAGGGTGAACTTGCGTCAAACAAGGTCGAAGAAAGAATCTGTTTCACTTGATGACGTTCATCAGGAGGAAAATGCAGACACGGAAGAAGAAGACTTCCAGGATGATGACTCCATCCGTATCGCCGACCATAGCAGTTCAGCGCACCGCGCAGAAGAGAAAAAACAACAACCGTCGGAAGAACCTCCCAAACCCAAACAATCCAAAGAACCTACGCCTCCTGCACCCGAGAAGAAAGAAGACAAGCCAAAAGTTAAAGTTGTTGGTCACGTAGATTTGGAAAACGTGGGCCCAAAGAAAGCCCCAAAAGAGGAAGAGAAAAAGGAAACTCCGAAAGCAGAGAAAGCTCCGGAGAAAAAAGAACCGGTACCTTCTCCCGAATCTTCAGAAAAGGAAAAGAAACAGCAGGAACAAGATAAGTCCGAAAAAGCTCCGAAACAGGAGAAAAAAGAGCCAGGGAAGACTGAAAAACCCACGGCTGGGACACCGCCTGAAGCTGAGAAATCAGACAAAAAGGAATCTGCTTCGCAAAAAGCAGAGGACAAAGTTAAAGTCGTTGGTAAAGTCGATCTCGATTCCATGAAGCCTGGCTCAAAACAAACTAAAGAGACTCCGAAAAAACAGCAAAGACCTACCCAGGGAGAGCAGGAAGCTCGAAAAAAACCGCAGGGAAAGGGCAAAGAGAAAGAGCAATCGCACGAGGCGAATGCTGATAACGGAGATGAAATTTTCAAACTGGAAAGAAAGAAACTTTCCGGACCGACAGTCGTCGGAAAAATTGATCTTCCGCAAGCAGATAAACGCAAGCCCGGAAACAATAAGAATAAAAAAGACGAAGAACGGCAAAACCGAAGGAAAAAGCGTAAAAGGATTCAGAAGGACCCAAAAGAACGCGTTTCGGTAAGCAATAACAAAAAGGACAATCAGCCCAACAAGCAACAACATCATAAAGATGGAGGCAAAAGGGGCGATTGGAAGAAAAAACCGAACCGGAAGAAAAACGCACCGAAAAAAGAGGTTAGCGAGGAAGATGTTCAGAAGCAAATCAAAGAAACACTTGCCCGCCTGACTTCCAAAGGTCAGAAATCGAAAGGTTCGAAATACCGTCGTGAGAAACGTCATGCTGTCAGTGAGAAGATGGCTGAGGAAATGGCGAAAGCCGAACAGGAAAAGAATGTAATTAAGGTAACAGAATTCGTTTCTGTAAACGAATTGGCCAACATGATTGATGTTCCGGTTACCAAGATTATCGAAACCTGTATGAATCTCGGCTTGTTCGTATCCATCAACCAGCGTCTCGATGCGGAAACCATGGCTCTTGTTGCCGATGAGTTCGGCTACACCGTAGAATTTATCTCGGTAGAGGTACAGGAAGCCATCATGGAAGAGGACGATACCGACGAGGAAATGCAACCTCGCCCGCCGATTGTAACGGTGATGGGACACGTCGACCACGGTAAAACCTCACTGCTCGACTACATTCGGAAAACCAACGTAATTGCCGGTGAGGCCGGAGGTATTACACAGCACATTGGAGCATACAACGTCACGCTGGAAGATAATCGTAAGATTACTTTCCTCGATACTCCAGGTCACGAGGCTTTTACAGCAATGCGTGCCCGTGGTGCTCAGATTACCGATATCGCCATCATTATTATCGCTGCCGATGATAACGTGATGCCGCAGACAATCGAGGCTATCAACCACGCTTCAGCAGCTGGTGTGCCAATTATATTCGCTATCAATAAAGTTGATAAACCGGGAGCCAACCCGGAGCGAATCAAGGAAGAGTTAGCCAACATGAACTACCTCGTTGAAGAGTGGGGTGGTAAATACCAGTCACAGGACATCTCGGCCAAGAGTGGTAATGGCATCGAAGAATTGATGGAGAAAGTGCTGCTTGAAGCTGAAATGCTCGACTTGCAGGCCAATCCGGATAAACGTGCTGTCGGTTCGGTTATCGAATCATCGCTGGATAAAGGACGTGGTTATGTTGCCACAGTATTGGTTCAAGCCGGTACACTCCGGGTAGGTGACGTTATCCTGGCCGGACAGTATTTTGGACACGTCAAAGCGATGTTCAACGAACGGAACCAGCGAATCGAAGAGGTGGGTCCATCAGAACCTACGTTGATTCTCGGATTGAACGGTGCACCACAGGCTGGTGACAAGTTCAATGTAATGGAAGAAGAAAAAGAGGCCCGGCAAATTGCCAACAAGCGCGAACAGTTACAGCGTGAGCAAGGACTCCGGACTCAGAAACATATCACACTCGACGAGATTGGTCGTCGTATCGCCATCGGAAACTTCCAGGAACTGAATGTGATTGTGAAAGGTGACGTTGACGGTTCCATCGAAGCACTCTCCGACTCGTTGATTAAACTGTCGACGCAGGAGATTCAGGTAAATGTTATCCACAAAGCTGTGGGACAGATTACCGAATCGGATGTGATGCTGGCTACCGCATCCAATGCGATTATCATTGGATTCCAGGTACGTCCGTCCATCAATGCTCGCCGGATTGCGGAGAAAGAGGAAATCGATATCCGTCTCTACTCCATTATCTACGACGCTATCAACGAAATCAAGTCGGCGATGGAAGGAATGCTTGCTCCCGAAATCAAGGAAGAAATACAGGGAACGGCCGAAATTATGACAACGTTCAAGATCACCAAAGTGGGTACCATTGCCGGTTGTATCGTTCGGGATGGAAAGATTACCCGCAATGCTCAGGTTCGTGTCATCAGGGATGGTATCGTGGTCTACACAGGCGTACTTGGTTCACTGAAGCGCTTCAAGGATGATGTGAAAGAGGTTGCCCGTGGTTACGAATGTGGATTAAACATCGAAGGCTACAATGATATCAAAGAAGGTGATTTTGTAGAAGCTTTCACTGAGGTAGAAGTGGCCAAAAAACTGAAATAA
- the tsaE gene encoding tRNA (adenosine(37)-N6)-threonylcarbamoyltransferase complex ATPase subunit type 1 TsaE, which translates to MFKAEIHSLEDINHIAKRFIAAHPADRVFAFYGKMGAGKTTFIKALCEEMQVIDYVTSPTFALINEYQTSTDDQIFHFDFYRIKTLEEAFDFGYEDYFFSGKHCFIEWPEKIEALLPENAVKVYITELDDGLRMIESKN; encoded by the coding sequence ATGTTTAAGGCTGAGATACATTCTCTGGAGGATATCAACCATATCGCCAAGCGATTTATTGCGGCGCATCCGGCCGACAGAGTATTTGCATTTTACGGCAAGATGGGAGCGGGTAAAACAACGTTTATCAAGGCGTTATGCGAAGAAATGCAGGTAATCGATTACGTTACATCCCCCACCTTTGCATTGATCAACGAATACCAAACTTCAACCGACGACCAGATTTTCCACTTCGATTTTTACCGGATAAAAACACTGGAAGAAGCGTTCGATTTTGGTTATGAAGACTACTTTTTCAGTGGAAAACACTGCTTTATCGAATGGCCCGAAAAAATTGAGGCCCTTCTGCCAGAGAATGCTGTTAAAGTCTATATCACAGAACTGGACGACGGACTGAGGATGATCGAATCGAAAAATTAA
- a CDS encoding LytTR family DNA-binding domain-containing protein, which translates to MKKYRVLIVDDEDLARELLIEYLKEDQRVEVIGECSNGLEGVKAVQELHPDLVFLDIQMPKVNGFEMLELLNEPPEIIFSTAFDQYAIRAFEMNAVDYLLKPYPIERLSQAVDKAIERIEKKDIEQLPVEKLVRDHDDQVVHVERIVVKSGSKIHIIPASDIRYIESQDDYVMIYWKNEHAMKQKTMKYFETHLDPQQFIRIHRSYLVNVSQISEIQQYEKESWVLRLNGGEKLKVSKSGYRNLRERLSF; encoded by the coding sequence ATGAAAAAATATCGCGTCCTTATTGTTGATGATGAAGATCTGGCCCGTGAATTATTAATTGAGTACCTCAAAGAAGACCAACGTGTTGAAGTGATCGGAGAATGTTCGAACGGGCTTGAAGGAGTGAAGGCTGTTCAGGAGCTGCATCCCGATTTGGTGTTCCTGGATATTCAGATGCCTAAAGTCAACGGTTTCGAGATGCTGGAGCTGCTAAACGAGCCGCCGGAAATTATTTTTTCCACGGCATTCGATCAATATGCCATCCGCGCCTTCGAGATGAACGCCGTTGATTACTTGTTGAAGCCTTACCCAATCGAGCGGCTTTCTCAGGCTGTTGATAAAGCTATCGAACGAATCGAGAAAAAAGATATCGAACAGCTGCCTGTTGAAAAGTTAGTCAGGGATCACGATGATCAGGTGGTTCATGTGGAACGGATTGTCGTTAAATCCGGGAGTAAAATCCACATTATTCCGGCCAGCGATATCCGCTATATTGAGTCGCAGGACGACTACGTGATGATCTACTGGAAGAATGAACATGCAATGAAACAGAAGACGATGAAATACTTCGAGACTCACCTGGATCCGCAGCAATTCATTCGTATTCATCGTTCTTATCTGGTGAATGTATCACAAATCAGCGAAATTCAGCAGTACGAGAAAGAGTCGTGGGTACTTCGGCTTAATGGTGGTGAAAAACTGAAGGTTAGTAAATCGGGTTACCGCAATCTTCGGGAAAGGCTGAGTTTTTAA
- the pulA gene encoding type I pullulanase, translating to MRNWKFNPVEFDKYPVYEGNDLGVFWSEDKTMVKVWAPSATRIFFRLYREGFGGDAEVEHYLEQRDNGIWLLELSGDWNGWYYTLQVRDNYGWLLEGPDIYARSTGINGRRGMIFNPAETNPEGWADDEHVVPASPTDMLIYETHIRDFSMSPDSGIEHKGKYLGFTETGTKTLTGEKTGLDHLDELGVTHVHLLPVADFYTVDERKEAPQYNWGYDPLNYNTPEGWYSTDPNDGRVRVRELKQLVKALHEQEIGVILDVVYNHTGLINESYFNQTVPGYFYRQKEDGSFSDASGCGNELASERAMVRKYIVDSVMYWASEYHIDGFRFDLMGVLDIETMNIIRESLDTINPNIFLYGEGWTAGKSPLEKKRRATKRHTLKLDRIASFSDDMRDGLKGSAFDQFSTGFISGHTLQEERLKFSMVGAVKHDQIAYDYVESSKGPWANEAAQCINYVSCHDNFTLFDKLQYSCPEASKAQIERMVRLALGIVLTSQGVPFLHAGSEMMRTKGGHHDSYRSPDLLNQIDWSRKHEFHNLFLFTQKCIELRRQHPAFRMSSAKMINEKMRFNGKYIPGIIQYELGDYANGDSWKSIQMLFNGNNYSVELEIPEANWLVIAEDGEINPNGMGRMTTGKVRIHPTSMMILVAED from the coding sequence GTGAGAAACTGGAAATTTAATCCTGTTGAATTTGATAAATACCCCGTTTACGAAGGTAACGATTTAGGAGTATTCTGGTCTGAGGATAAGACCATGGTGAAGGTTTGGGCGCCTTCGGCAACCCGTATTTTTTTTCGGTTGTACCGGGAAGGATTTGGAGGCGATGCCGAGGTTGAACACTACCTCGAGCAAAGAGATAATGGCATCTGGCTTTTGGAGTTATCGGGAGACTGGAATGGTTGGTACTACACCCTTCAAGTACGCGACAACTACGGCTGGCTTCTGGAAGGTCCCGACATTTACGCTCGAAGCACCGGTATTAACGGCCGGCGTGGGATGATCTTCAATCCGGCGGAAACTAATCCGGAAGGATGGGCAGATGACGAACACGTTGTGCCAGCTTCTCCTACCGATATGCTCATTTACGAAACGCATATCCGTGATTTTTCCATGTCACCTGATTCGGGTATAGAACATAAAGGAAAATACCTGGGATTTACCGAGACCGGAACAAAAACACTCACAGGAGAAAAAACTGGACTGGATCATCTTGATGAGCTGGGAGTCACTCACGTTCATTTGTTGCCGGTTGCCGATTTCTATACGGTTGACGAAAGAAAGGAAGCTCCTCAATACAATTGGGGGTACGACCCGCTGAACTACAATACACCCGAGGGATGGTACTCAACTGACCCGAACGATGGCAGAGTACGGGTTAGAGAGCTGAAGCAACTGGTAAAGGCGTTACATGAACAGGAAATTGGCGTCATCCTCGATGTGGTTTACAATCATACTGGTCTTATCAACGAGTCGTACTTCAATCAAACCGTTCCCGGTTATTTTTATCGACAGAAAGAGGATGGAAGTTTTTCCGATGCGAGCGGATGCGGAAATGAACTGGCTTCTGAAAGGGCGATGGTGCGGAAGTATATCGTTGATTCGGTGATGTATTGGGCTTCAGAATATCATATTGATGGATTTCGTTTCGATTTAATGGGAGTGCTGGATATTGAAACGATGAATATCATTCGGGAAAGTCTCGATACTATCAACCCGAATATTTTCCTTTACGGCGAAGGATGGACTGCCGGCAAAAGCCCTCTGGAAAAGAAGAGGCGGGCGACCAAACGGCACACGTTGAAGCTCGACCGGATTGCCAGCTTTAGCGACGACATGCGCGACGGCTTGAAAGGAAGTGCTTTCGATCAGTTTAGTACCGGCTTCATCAGTGGTCATACGCTGCAGGAAGAGCGTTTGAAGTTTTCGATGGTGGGCGCGGTAAAACACGATCAGATTGCGTACGACTATGTCGAATCGTCGAAAGGCCCCTGGGCCAACGAAGCTGCACAATGTATTAATTACGTCTCATGTCACGACAATTTTACGTTGTTTGATAAGCTTCAATACTCCTGTCCGGAGGCTTCCAAGGCACAGATCGAACGAATGGTCCGGCTTGCCTTAGGTATTGTGCTTACTTCGCAAGGGGTGCCGTTTCTGCACGCAGGATCCGAAATGATGCGGACCAAGGGAGGTCATCACGATTCATATCGGTCACCCGATTTGTTGAACCAGATTGACTGGAGCCGGAAGCACGAATTTCACAATTTGTTCCTTTTCACTCAGAAATGCATTGAGCTGCGCCGGCAGCATCCGGCATTCCGGATGAGTTCTGCGAAAATGATAAACGAGAAGATGCGGTTCAACGGGAAATACATTCCCGGAATTATTCAATACGAGCTGGGTGATTATGCCAATGGCGATTCATGGAAGAGTATCCAGATGTTATTTAACGGAAATAATTACTCAGTTGAACTGGAAATTCCTGAAGCCAACTGGCTGGTTATTGCTGAGGACGGGGAAATTAATCCCAATGGAATGGGGCGGATGACTACCGGAAAAGTGCGCATTCATCCTACCTCGATGATGATTTTGGTGGCTGAAGATTAG